gtggtaaataatatatttgtaacatataatatacctaggtgtaaaaaatatatttttaatagtaacatacataaaagatttgtatatggatataaatcagtgtattataacaaaattgtttttataaataatgtacaataaattttaatatatttttactcaATTTAAATGACCTTTAGCCTTTAGTACAAATCTGGTTGACCTTTAGccttaatttacaaaactttaaatctGGTTGACCTTTAGCCTTTAGTACAAAACTGGTTGACCTTTAGCCTTCACCATCTGACCTTTAgcctttatttataaaactttaaatccgTACATCGGATGGATCTTTATCTAGTTCGAAATATAAAAATGAGgtatataaatttcttttaaaaatttatttgaaatatacatataaagtAAAAATGAGATAAAGAGTTTTGTCTTGtggctataaaaaaaatctaacaaatatataagattcttaatcatatatatagaagtagatgacaaaatttgttattttcttttcttgttttgggtaaaataacttttattttgttatctttatctttaaatagcaaataaaaagattttgtgTCACTTTAGTTGTCATGTGATTGGGTGCCATACTATATATGTAGAGATTTTTTACTCTTTATGTAAAGGATGTGAGAGGAAACTTTTGTCTCCCAATTAAggcaaagaaagaataaaatctGAGTGGGATACTAGTAACGTAACCGTAGAGAAGCTTGGATTATATAAACCTAAgtccaaaagaacaaaaattcaCAAGAAAAGTTCTTGAAGATATTGaaacccaaatatacaaatcatgatgatgatacttCTCTTGTGCTCAATAGTTTTCTTTACCATTCTCTTCTCGAAGAAACAGTCGAGATGGAAGAAAGGTAAGACACCTCCGTCACCACCAGGACTTCCGTTGATCGGAAACCTTCATCAGCTCGGCCGCCACACTCACCGTTCACTATGCTCCCTCAGTCACCAATACGGTCCTCTCATGCTCCTTCACTTAGGAAGTGTCCCCGTTCTTATAGTCTCTTCCGCGGAGATGGCTCAAGAAATCGTGAAAACGCACGACGTCACTTTCGCCAACCGCCCACGGTCAAAACTCTCCCAGAAGCTTCTTTACAACAATCGTGATGTGGCCTCAGCTCCTTACGGAGAGTATTGGAGGCAAATGAAGAAGGTGTGCGTCGTTCATCTTTTAAGCAACAAGATGGTTAAATCCTTTCAAGATGTAAGAGAAGATGAAATCACTTTGATGATGGAAAAGATACGGAAATCGAGTTCTTTGCCGTTTAATCTAAGCAAGATCTTGGAGTGTTTAACAAACGATGTGATATGTAGAGTCGCTTTGGGAAGGAAGTACGGTGGCGAAACGGACTTCAAGAAGTTAACTGATAGACTTAGTGAGCTATTGGGGACGTTTAGTATAGGGAGTTTTGTACCGTGGCTTTCGTGGATTGATTGGATCCGTGGTTGGGATGCTCAGCTAGATAAGACGGGAAAAGATCTTGATGAGTTCTTTGAGAGAGTTGTCCAAGATCATGAAGATGGCAACCACCAAGATAGGAGTGATTTGATTGATGCATTGCTCACtgttaaaagagagaagagtgcCGGGTTTGACATAGACCGACTCAGCATTAAGGCAATCACGTTGGTGAGTGACAATACAATTcagattcaataatattttttattttatttttataatatataattgtagttcttgtttttggttatcAGGATGTTTTTGTGGGTGGTTCGGACACATCGTTCACGCTTTTGGAATGGGCGATGACAGAGCTTCTACGTCACCCGGAGTCTATGGAAAGGCTTCAAGAAGAAGTCCGCACGATTTGTAAGGGCAAATCTCGTGTATCGGAAGATGACACTCAAGAAATGAAGTATTTAAGAGCTGTGATCAAAGAGGCACTCAGGCTACATCCTCCTTTTCCAATGATGGCTCCTCACGAATCAACAGAGGATGTCAAACTAAGAGACTACCACATACCTGCCGGGACACAGGTGATGATGAATGCTTGGGCGATAGGGAGAGAGGTTGCGACATGGGGACCAGACGCGGAGGAGTTTAAACCGGAGAGGCATTTAGATACGTCTGTTGATTTCCGAGGTCAGAATTTTGAGCTGATTCCGTTTGGAGCAGGGAGAAGGATTTGTCCAGCAGTATCTTTCGCTGTGGTGTTGAATGAGGTGGTTTTGGCTAACTTGGTTCATGGGTTTGATTGGAAATTACCTGAGGAATCTACTCAAGACAAAACTGATGTCGCTGAGTCTAACGGATTTTCGGTTCACCGCGAGTTCCCTCTTTATGCCATTGCGTCGTCACCTACTACTTAGACTTGGGCATTTATAAAGGCTTTGTTATGTTATGCTATGTTATGTTATGtgtggattgtttttttttttctcgccaTCATCTATGTTGTTTTCATTAGTTGCCATGTGATTTTGGGTATTTTAATCAATCATCTTGCTTTGTTCAGAAACATGATTTACGTTCAATCATATATGTACTTTTTAGGGTGTAGAAACAAttttcattccaaaaaaaaaaaaaaaacaaaacaaaaactatggaTTGAACTATTGCATTTTTAGGGTCTTGATCTACCTCCCGAATATTCAAATACATTGAACCGAATCGGAGAATAGATTGGATTGGATCGAAAGTCAGGTCGCGAATGACAATTTCATTTCTTGCATGCGTATTGCTCAAGTCTGATTTCTTGTggaattatataaatatttttattcttttatatatataattaaggttGATAAATTTtctttcagattttgttttcttattttaaaattatatattcaaaatcagAAGTTGGAAACTTGGAATATATCAACCATCAATCACCGGTCTTATTTAAAAGAAGATAACACAATTATACATAATTACTGTCTTGTCGAGAGGATGTAGATAAGAAACCATGATCCTCAAAGATAAGTTATCCACCGAGTGCTTATTCAAACTAGACGGCACTTCGAAAGATTTAACGTTTAATACtcgatttttgaaaaaaaataaaaatatatcatcataGTTTATTTATCCATATATGCTATAaacagaaaataacaaaacttgaGTGGACACTAGCTTGACTTTGGTCCTTGGAGAAACAAACTTGGCTTTGTATACATAAAATCCAAACGAGCAACACAacaatcttaaaaattatttgtgtaaaaaatttcttaaaaactaTTTACAAGAACAGTCTCGACACTTGGCtttcaatgtatatataaagtCCAAACGAGgaacacaaattttttaaaagagtaCTCTGCACCAAGAACTATCTTGAAGAatccaaaaaaatggaaacgATGATCATGATACTTCTCCTATGCTCAATAATCTCTATTACCATTATCTTCTTCAAAAAACAAActacaaggaaaaagaaaagcaacACACCAACGTCACCACCGGGACTACCATTGATTGGAAACCTTCACCAGCTCGGCCGTCACGCTCACCGATCACTATGCTCTCTCAGCCACCGTTACGGTCCTCTCATGCTCGTCCACTTTGGTCGTATCCCGGTTCTTGTAGTCTCTTCTGCCGAAATGGCTAGAGACGTTTTGAAGACGCATGATCGTGTTTTTGCTAGCCGTCCACGGTCTAAAATCACTAAGAAGCTTCTTTACGACGGGCGTGATGTGGCCTTCGCTCCATATGGAGAGTATTGGAGACAAATGAAGAGTGTGTGCGTACTCAGTTTGCTCAGCAGCAATATGGTACGATCCTTTCGAGAcgtgagagaagaagagatcattTTGACGATGGAGCAGATCCGGAAGTCGAGTTCTTTGCAAGTGAATCTAAGCGAGATATTGACGAGTTTAACGAATGATGTGATATGTAGAGTTGCTTTGGGACGAAAATATGGCGGTGAAGTGAATTTCAAAGAGTTAATGAAGAGGTTTACAAGGCTACTAGGAGCGTTTAGTGTGGGGAGTACTGTACCGTGTCTTGCCTGGATTGATTGGATCTCCGGTTTGGATGGTGAGCTAGAAAAGACGAAAAACGATCTTGATGAGTTCTTTGAGAGAGTTTTGCAAGATCATGAAGATGGTGACCGCCAAGATAGGAATGACTTTGTGGATGTGTTGCTCGCAATTCAGAGAGAGAAGAGCGTCGGGTTTGAAATCGACCGGTTAAGCATAAAGGCTATCGTCTTGgtaaagaaataagaagaaataaaaatttatattcattGATGTTTAAGTTTATAACCGtagttcttgttttggtttatagGATATTTTTGTGGGTGGTACGGACACATCGTATGCACTTATGGAATGGGTAATGACAGAGCTTCTACATCACCCCGAGTGTCTGAACAGACTTCAAGAAGAAGTACGAACGATTTGTAAGGGGAAACCGCGTGTATCAGAAGAAGATATTCAAGAAATGAAATACTTAAAAGTTGTGATCAAAGAGACAATGAGGCTACATCCTCCACTTCCATTGATGGTTCCTCACGAATCAACTCAAGATGTCAAGTTAAGAGGCTACCACATACCTGCCGGTACAGAGGTTATGATCAATACATGGGCGATTGGGAGAGAGGCTGTGACATGGGGACCAGACGCGGAGGAGTTTAGACCAGAGAGACATTTAGATTCGTCTGTTGATTTCCGAGGCAAGGATTTTGAACTGATTCCGTTTGGAGCAGGGAGAAGGATTTGTCCAGCAATATCTTTTGCTGTGGTGTTGAATGAGGAAGTTTTGGCTAACTTAGTGAATCAGTTTGATTGGAGATTACTGGTTGAATCTACAGAAGTTCGAACAGGTGTTGCTGAGTCA
The sequence above is drawn from the Camelina sativa cultivar DH55 chromosome 4, Cs, whole genome shotgun sequence genome and encodes:
- the LOC104780639 gene encoding cytochrome P450 71A26-like isoform X1, giving the protein METMIMILLLCSIISITIIFFKKQTTRKKKSNTPTSPPGLPLIGNLHQLGRHAHRSLCSLSHRYGPLMLVHFGRIPVLVVSSAEMARDVLKTHDRVFASRPRSKITKKLLYDGRDVAFAPYGEYWRQMKSVCVLSLLSSNMVRSFRDVREEEIILTMEQIRKSSSLQVNLSEILTSLTNDVICRVALGRKYGGEVNFKELMKRFTRLLGAFSVGSTVPCLAWIDWISGLDGELEKTKNDLDEFFERVLQDHEDGDRQDRNDFVDVLLAIQREKSVGFEIDRLSIKAIVLDIFVGGTDTSYALMEWVMTELLHHPECLNRLQEEVRTICKGKPRVSEEDIQEMKYLKVVIKETMRLHPPLPLMVPHESTQDVKLRGYHIPAGTEVMINTWAIGREAVTWGPDAEEFRPERHLDSSVDFRGKDFELIPFGAGRRICPAISFAVVLNEEVLANLVNQFDWRLLVESTEVRTGVAESTGIAAPRMFPLYAIASTTN
- the LOC104780640 gene encoding cytochrome P450 71A25, translating into MMMILLLCSIVFFTILFSKKQSRWKKGKTPPSPPGLPLIGNLHQLGRHTHRSLCSLSHQYGPLMLLHLGSVPVLIVSSAEMAQEIVKTHDVTFANRPRSKLSQKLLYNNRDVASAPYGEYWRQMKKVCVVHLLSNKMVKSFQDVREDEITLMMEKIRKSSSLPFNLSKILECLTNDVICRVALGRKYGGETDFKKLTDRLSELLGTFSIGSFVPWLSWIDWIRGWDAQLDKTGKDLDEFFERVVQDHEDGNHQDRSDLIDALLTVKREKSAGFDIDRLSIKAITLDVFVGGSDTSFTLLEWAMTELLRHPESMERLQEEVRTICKGKSRVSEDDTQEMKYLRAVIKEALRLHPPFPMMAPHESTEDVKLRDYHIPAGTQVMMNAWAIGREVATWGPDAEEFKPERHLDTSVDFRGQNFELIPFGAGRRICPAVSFAVVLNEVVLANLVHGFDWKLPEESTQDKTDVAESNGFSVHREFPLYAIASSPTT